Proteins found in one Pseudochaenichthys georgianus chromosome 13, fPseGeo1.2, whole genome shotgun sequence genomic segment:
- the LOC117457025 gene encoding LOW QUALITY PROTEIN: potassium channel subfamily K member 13 (The sequence of the model RefSeq protein was modified relative to this genomic sequence to represent the inferred CDS: substituted 1 base at 1 genomic stop codon) yields the protein MKTYFSCCCPSLIPSRETARISLLCVLIALYMLAGAALFSSLERPAELKAHQLWERRLRDFSYEHNINLEDLKSLLCHYEEARTAGIRAEQGRALWDIHGAFYFVGTVVSTIGFGVTAPITGTGKALLVLYGLLGCSATILFFNLFLERVITMLSLLIFRCHRRRIKHSGLQGRTSEDDRNXDWKPSVYQVTFILFVAVLLVACGAASLYSVMEGWTYTQSLYFCFVAFSTVGFGDFVSGQREHHEDIWTYQVANCLLMLLGVCCTYSLFNTISVIIKQGLDWMMRTLAWMTLCMVNRCKLPPVQAMA from the exons ATGAAGACATATTTCTCCTGCTGCTGCCCATCCTTGATCCCTAGCAGGGAAACTGCTCGCATCTCCTTGCTCTGTGTGCTCATTGCTCTTTACATGCTGGCTGGCGCTGCCTTATTTTCGTCCTTGGAGAGACCAGCAGAGCTAAAGGCCCACCAGCTCTGGGAAAGGAGGCTAAGAGACTTCAGCTATGAGCATAACATAAACCTTGAAGACCTGAAATCCCTGTTGTGTCACTATGAAGAGGCCAGGACTGCAGGCATCAGGGCAGAACAAGGCAGAGCTCTATGGGATATACACGGTGCCTTCTACTTTGTGGGAACAGTAGTCTCCACCATTG GGTTCGGAGTGACAGCCCCGATCACTGGTACGGGGAAGGCCTTGCTCGTTCTCTATGGGTTGCTGGGCTGCTCGGCTACCATACTCTTCTTCAATCTCTTCCTGGAGAGAGTCATAACAATGCTAAGCTTGCTTATATTTAGGTGTCACAGAAGGAGAATCAAACACAGTGGACTGCAGGGCCGAACCAGTGAAGATGACAGAAATTAAGACTGGAAACCATCTGTATACCAAGTCACATTCATCCTTTTTGTAGCTGTCCTGCTGGTTGCTTGTGGGGCTGCCTCTCTCTATTCAGTCATGGAGGGCTGGACTTACACACAGTCCCTTTACTTCTGCTTTGTGGCGTTCAGCACAGTGGGCTTTGGGGATTTTGTTAGTGGCCAGAGAGAGCACCATGAGGACATATGGACGTACCAGGTTGCAAACTGTCTCCTGATGCTCTTGGGAGTGTGCTGCACTTATTCCCTCTTTAACACCATCTCTGTGATCATCAAACAGGGTTTGGACTGGATGATGAGAACACTGGCATGG ATGACACTGTGCATGGTCAACAGGTGCAAGCTACCCCCAGTTCAGGCCATGGCATGA